A genomic window from Pseudonocardia broussonetiae includes:
- the gatC gene encoding Asp-tRNA(Asn)/Glu-tRNA(Gln) amidotransferase subunit GatC, which produces MSAAITRDEVAHLARLARLAVTDDELELFAGQLDVILGSVARVGEVAADDIPPTSHAVPLENVFRPDELRPGLSQEQALSGAPAAEDGRFRVPRILGEEA; this is translated from the coding sequence TTGTCCGCCGCGATCACCCGTGACGAGGTCGCGCACCTCGCCCGGCTGGCCCGGCTCGCCGTCACCGACGACGAGCTCGAACTGTTCGCCGGCCAGCTCGACGTGATCCTGGGGTCGGTCGCCCGGGTGGGGGAGGTCGCCGCCGACGACATCCCGCCGACGTCGCACGCGGTGCCGCTGGAGAACGTGTTCCGCCCCGACGAGCTGCGCCCCGGGCTGAGCCAGGAGCAGGCGCTCTCGGGCGCCCCCGCCGCCGAGGACGGCCGCTTCCGCGTGCCGCGGATCCTGGGGGAGGAGGCATGA
- the gatA gene encoding Asp-tRNA(Asn)/Glu-tRNA(Gln) amidotransferase subunit GatA, giving the protein MSEDLTRMTAADLASRIHSREVSAVEVAQAHLDRIAAVDGDGGVHAFLHVATDAALASAALVDDSLAAGSAPASPLAGVPLALKDVFTTSDMPTTAGSRILEGWRPPYDATVTGRLRGAGVTILGKTNMDEFAMGSSTEYSAYGVTRNPWDASRVPGGSGGGSAAALAAFEAPLAIGTDTGGSIRQPAAFTGTVGVKPTYGGVSRYGLIACASSLDQGGPCARTVLDAALLHEVIGGHDPLDSTSIDAPVPSVVAAARQGADGDLSGLRVGVVRELTGEGYQPGVQASFDAALRQLEKLGAEVVEVSCPHFEYGLAAYYLILPSEVSSNLARFDAMRYGLRVSEGASAEAVMAATREAGFGPEVKRRIILGTYALSSGYYDAYYGQAQKVRTLIARDFTAAFGQADVLVSPTTPTTAFPIGDKVDDPLAMYLNDLATIPTNLAGTAAMSVPSGLSDGLPVGLQIMAPALGEAVMYRAAAAYEATREPLVAPEVSR; this is encoded by the coding sequence ATGAGCGAGGACCTCACCCGGATGACCGCCGCCGACCTGGCGTCGCGGATCCACTCCCGCGAGGTGTCGGCCGTCGAGGTCGCGCAGGCCCACCTCGACCGCATCGCCGCGGTCGACGGCGACGGCGGCGTCCACGCGTTCCTGCACGTCGCCACGGACGCCGCGCTCGCCTCGGCCGCCCTCGTCGACGACTCGCTGGCCGCCGGCAGTGCGCCCGCGTCCCCGCTGGCCGGGGTGCCGCTCGCGCTCAAGGACGTCTTCACCACCTCCGACATGCCCACCACGGCGGGCTCCCGGATCCTCGAGGGCTGGCGCCCGCCCTACGACGCCACCGTCACCGGGCGGCTGCGCGGCGCCGGCGTCACGATCCTGGGCAAGACCAACATGGACGAGTTCGCGATGGGCTCGTCCACCGAGTACTCGGCCTACGGCGTCACCCGCAACCCGTGGGACGCCTCGCGCGTGCCGGGCGGCTCCGGCGGCGGCTCGGCGGCGGCGCTCGCCGCGTTCGAGGCGCCGCTCGCGATCGGCACCGACACCGGCGGCTCGATCCGCCAGCCGGCCGCGTTCACCGGCACCGTGGGCGTCAAGCCCACCTACGGCGGCGTCTCGCGCTACGGCCTCATCGCCTGCGCGTCCTCGCTGGACCAGGGCGGGCCGTGCGCGCGCACCGTCCTCGACGCCGCGCTGCTGCACGAGGTCATCGGCGGGCACGACCCGCTCGACTCCACCTCGATCGACGCGCCCGTCCCGTCGGTCGTCGCGGCCGCGCGCCAGGGGGCCGACGGCGACCTGTCCGGCCTGCGCGTCGGCGTCGTCCGCGAGCTCACCGGCGAGGGTTACCAGCCCGGCGTCCAGGCCTCCTTCGACGCGGCGCTGCGCCAGCTCGAGAAGCTGGGCGCCGAGGTCGTCGAGGTCTCCTGCCCGCACTTCGAGTACGGGCTCGCGGCCTACTACCTGATCCTGCCCAGCGAGGTCTCGTCCAACCTGGCCCGCTTCGACGCCATGCGCTACGGCCTGCGGGTGAGCGAGGGAGCCTCGGCGGAGGCGGTCATGGCCGCCACCCGCGAGGCCGGCTTCGGCCCGGAGGTCAAGCGCCGCATCATCCTGGGCACCTACGCGCTGTCCAGCGGCTACTACGACGCCTACTACGGCCAGGCGCAGAAGGTCCGCACGCTCATCGCGCGCGACTTCACCGCCGCGTTCGGCCAGGCCGACGTCCTCGTCTCGCCGACCACGCCGACCACGGCGTTCCCGATCGGCGACAAGGTCGACGACCCGCTGGCGATGTACCTCAACGACCTCGCCACGATCCCGACCAACCTCGCCGGCACGGCGGCGATGTCGGTGCCGTCGGGCCTGTCCGACGGCCTGCCGGTCGGCCTGCAGATCATGGCCCCGGCGCTCGGCGAGGCGGTCATGTACCGCGCGGCCGCCGCCTACGAAGCCACGCGCGAGCCCCTCGTCGCCCCGGAGGTGTCCCGATGA